The segment tttaacattctCTATTTTTGTGCTCCTGTGCTTTAGATAAAAGGTTTAAATCATTCACCAATTTAattctattttcaaaaataatttttttcctttatgaCATTGTTTCATTTCGCAATCTTAATACCTTAGATTCCTATTTTCTGGGCAAGCAAAAAACAATTACTATAACAGCCAGTGAAGGAGGTCAAAAACTCAATTTTGATACTGAGGGCAAGGACAGGCCTACatttgtgtgggtttttttaatgtagatCTGTAAAGatgatcattttttttgtatggctattttctaaaattgttgttgaaaacaaattttgttttattgaaacatttagGGTCCACCAGGTACTGGTAAAACCACCAGTATACTGTGTTTAGCCAGAGCTATGCTTGGTCCCTCCTATAGAGACGCTGTCCTTGAAATGAATGCATCTAATGACAGGtatgttaattaatattaaggtataaaaattttatgatttaagaTGGCAGGATGGCCCAATAGAGAAGATAGATATGCTTTgaattatgttattttaaaaatatgtagttGTAAATGACATTTTCAATTACTGTACtgtttttctgtttaatttgaaatattactCATACTCTATTTACAGAGGTATAGATGTTGTAaggaacaaaattaaaatgtttgcaCAACAAAAAGTTACTCTGCCAAAAGGAAGACATAAGATTATAATTCTAGATGAAGCAGACAGGTAAAATTATGTTctattcaaatgaatttttgttaatgcgtatatatttgtataaataacGAGTCTCACTCTGTTTATCATAGTATGACAGATGGAGCTCAGCAAGCCCTGAGAAGAACAATGGAAATCTACTCCAAAACAACAAGGTTCGCCTTAGCCTGCAATGCATCAGACAAAATAATTGGTCAGTAAATCAACTAACTATGAGATTAGTGTAAGAGTACAATATGACACAGCCTCTTTACATAatagtttacaaataatgtCAAACCAAGcgaaataataaatgtattatcaGAGGAAAAGATGCTGCTTGTAACTAATGTGTGATTGTAGCGAGGATAATTTCAGTCCTGACCATTAACATACCATAGATCTATATAACCAGCAAGTTTGAGTCACCTTATGTGACAATTTGACTTGTTTACTGTAGAACCTATCCAGTCTCGGTGTGCCGTCCTGCGATATTCTAAGCTGACTGACGCCCAGGTGTTGAAGCGGTTACTGGAAGTGTGTGAGGCCGAGGcggtcagctacacagatgacGGTCTAGAGGCCATTGTGTTCACAGCCCAAGGAGACATGCGACAGGTTAGCTACTGGTATACTTAGTGTTAACTTGCATCAGCAAAGCAATGCCGATTTACAATGTCAATAATAATCAATCatgataaagttaaaaaaaaaactcggaAGAAGAATTAATCAGTAAACAAGGATTTGCTACTATTTCAGGCTCTAAACAACTTGCAGTCCACATTTCAAGGTTTTGGTCATGTCAACAGTGAAAATGTCTTCAAGGTTTGTTATGATAATATCACCTCTTATTGACAAATCTGTTTGACCAAGCACAAACACGTATTCCACACTTTCGAGCAGTTTAGTTAttgatttaacattttttcactCTGTAGGTCATACAAGTATGTTAAGctaagtagtacatgtacaatatttgaAACAGTCTTAAACAAATGTACACAAGTTCAACCAGTCAACACtgaacatttttataaagaatttcCCGGTAGATCTATTTAGAGTAAAGCATTGAGAAGaaaacagaaatacatgtaaatcctgAGCCGTTTGTTTTCCAGGTTTGTGATGAGCCCCATCCAATGCTTATTCAAGACATGCTACAGCACTGTGTGAATGGCAATGTGGAGGAAGCTTACAAAACCATGGCTCACCTCTGGAAGCTAGGCTATTCAGCAGACGACATCATCACCATTATCTTTAGGGTGTGCAAGAACCAAAAAATCCCAGAATTCCTCAAACTGGAATTCATCAAGGTATGAAGAAATTTAGCTACTAGAAACTCCATTAATGTTGCTCGACTTTCCTAGTTTCATTTGACCTTGCattacaaaaaaacaacaaaacactcTTTCTTTGTTACAGGAAATAGGATATACTCACATGAGAATTGCTGAAGGGGTTCAATCATTATTACAAATGTCAGCTTTGCTGGCGAGACTGTGTAAAAAATCGGCAGTGCCAGGTATCAAAGGATAACCAGTTCCAGTTTGTGTCTTTATTTATCAAAGACGGTGATATCATatgtattaatataattatgcaaTAAAAACTGTACAATATATTTCTTATCTTTTTGAAGTTGGTTTGGCAGAAATCACAAATGTTAAGCTAGGATATCATAATTGGCTGCCCTTAACTCCTGTCAATCAAGTGAACATGCTTATACTATTGGAACCACTCAGAGGGGTCACAGAGTAGTGTCCAGACTCCTAAATAAAGCTCAAAATGCAAATATGATGAGACACCCTTACAAGTCTATCTCGGTTACTCAGGTGTCGGTGGGCCTTTTATTGATCTTTCACCTTTGTTGATAAAAGTAatttatatgttataaaaaaaaaacccacatcaATAATGACATACTTTTATatgcttttaacaatattttgtttttgttggttCACAGTCATAAAACTCAAATGTATCAGAAATGATCCTCTAAATCTTATTGCATTTCTTTTGACTGAAATGAGGGAATTCCTGCACATTCCATCTAACTGGATTTTTCTGCTATGTACTCTTTCTCATCCTCTTCATCTtcctttttaaacttttccttcaGGTGGTCGGGAATTTCCACCTCATGCAAGTTCTCCATGCCTGGTTCTGGTTCGTCTCCTATAAGAATGTCTATCAGGTTCATGATGGCGGGTATATTGCTCCGTTGCCCTTCCGATTTGTGCAGTTCTCGAATGATGACATAGGTGTTTTTGTCTTTGATATATTGTCTGCCATCTCTAGTTGCACACAACTGCAGAGAAGAAGTTAAATAAAGGGGATAAATGTATGCATATTTCAAACATCGAAAGCCATATTTATAAGACCATGGACCTTATATGATGTAGCAATGATATCCACTGGTAAGTTCATGCATCATAAAATAATGACACTGGCCAGTCTGGTGTGAAATATGCTTTGATAACGTATATACATATAGGCACAACTGATTTCTACAAGCCAATGACTGAATGGccaacaattttcataaaattgctgATGAACTGTAGCTTGGTAGATATCTCAACCCAAATTTTTGAAGccacagttttttttttccattttcaaattGGTGGTTAATAGCTCAAACTACTAACATA is part of the Magallana gigas chromosome 3, xbMagGiga1.1, whole genome shotgun sequence genome and harbors:
- the LOC105317478 gene encoding replication factor C subunit 2, with the translated sequence MADQEMEIDETPVATKSSGNPHHEQPWVEKYRPVKLHDIVGNEETISRLEVFGRDGNVPNVIIAGPPGTGKTTSILCLARAMLGPSYRDAVLEMNASNDRGIDVVRNKIKMFAQQKVTLPKGRHKIIILDEADSMTDGAQQALRRTMEIYSKTTRFALACNASDKIIEPIQSRCAVLRYSKLTDAQVLKRLLEVCEAEAVSYTDDGLEAIVFTAQGDMRQALNNLQSTFQGFGHVNSENVFKVCDEPHPMLIQDMLQHCVNGNVEEAYKTMAHLWKLGYSADDIITIIFRVCKNQKIPEFLKLEFIKEIGYTHMRIAEGVQSLLQMSALLARLCKKSAVPGIKG